In a genomic window of Methylobacter sp. YRD-M1:
- the mpl gene encoding UDP-N-acetylmuramate:L-alanyl-gamma-D-glutamyl-meso-diaminopimelate ligase — MHIHILGICGTFMGGLALIARQLGYQVSGSDQNVYPPMSTQLEQQGIKLMEGYRAENLDGKPDLVIIGNALSRGNPEVEAVLNRGLKYVSGPQWLSEHVLQDRWVLGVAGTHGKTTTTSMLSWILEHQGFKPGFLIGGIPLNFGISARLGDSSFFVIEADEYDSAFFDKRSKFVHYRPRTAILNNLEYDHADIFPDLDAIKRQFHHLVRTVPGEGLIISPESEANINDVLAMGCWTPVAHTSIDADAPWNAQLIQADGSQFKVLLNGKEQGTVDWTLTGRHNVYNALSAIVAAQHVGILPADAITALAKFQNVKRRMEVIARINDVTIYDDFAHHPTAIATTLDGLRKQVGNERIIAIVEPRSNTMRMGVHTQTLAQSLNGADQALIYQPPGLGWDLSALKKYAGNIEICQSLDEIIAKLKLEARYGGHFVLMSNGSFGGIYQRLQHELS, encoded by the coding sequence TTGCATATTCACATCTTGGGCATTTGCGGAACATTTATGGGCGGCCTCGCGCTGATCGCAAGGCAGCTGGGCTATCAGGTCAGCGGTTCGGACCAGAACGTGTATCCGCCCATGAGCACCCAGCTCGAACAGCAAGGCATAAAACTGATGGAAGGCTATCGCGCTGAAAACCTCGATGGCAAGCCTGATCTCGTTATCATCGGCAATGCCCTGTCGCGCGGCAATCCGGAAGTCGAAGCGGTGCTGAACCGGGGTCTTAAGTACGTATCGGGCCCGCAGTGGCTGTCGGAGCATGTATTGCAGGACAGGTGGGTGCTGGGCGTGGCCGGTACGCACGGCAAGACCACTACAACCAGCATGCTAAGCTGGATACTCGAGCACCAGGGCTTCAAGCCCGGCTTCCTGATCGGCGGCATCCCGCTGAATTTCGGGATTTCGGCCAGGCTTGGCGACTCTTCGTTCTTTGTGATTGAGGCCGATGAATATGACAGCGCCTTTTTCGACAAGCGCTCCAAGTTCGTCCATTATCGTCCGCGCACGGCCATACTGAACAATCTGGAATACGATCATGCCGACATCTTCCCCGATCTCGACGCCATCAAGCGCCAGTTTCACCATCTGGTGCGCACAGTGCCGGGCGAGGGCCTGATCATCAGCCCCGAGAGCGAAGCCAACATCAATGATGTCCTGGCCATGGGCTGCTGGACGCCGGTCGCCCACACTTCGATCGACGCCGATGCGCCGTGGAATGCCCAGTTGATCCAAGCCGACGGCAGCCAGTTCAAGGTGCTGCTGAACGGCAAGGAGCAGGGCACGGTCGATTGGACCCTGACCGGCCGGCACAACGTCTACAACGCCCTGTCCGCGATCGTGGCGGCCCAGCATGTCGGCATTCTGCCTGCCGATGCCATAACGGCGCTGGCAAAGTTCCAGAACGTCAAGCGGCGCATGGAAGTCATCGCCCGCATCAACGACGTCACGATCTATGATGACTTTGCCCATCACCCTACCGCGATAGCGACGACGCTGGACGGCCTGCGCAAACAGGTCGGGAACGAGCGCATCATTGCCATCGTGGAGCCCAGGTCCAACACCATGCGCATGGGCGTGCACACGCAAACGCTGGCGCAATCTTTGAATGGCGCCGATCAGGCTTTGATCTATCAGCCGCCGGGTTTGGGCTGGGATTTGAGCGCGCTGAAAAAATACGCCGGCAATATCGAAATCTGCCAGTCGCTGGATGAAATTATCGCTAAACTTAAACTGGAAGCGCGCTATGGTGGCCATTTCGTGCTGATGAGCAATGGCAGCTTCGGCGGCATCTACCAGCGCCTGCAGCATGAATTAAGTTGA
- a CDS encoding multicopper oxidase family protein, giving the protein MTHSINYGRRQFLQYSAFGAAAALFPELLLANPKSARSSPTPGFNPDVEIEFTAREVFVPILNDGSKTKVQKYFAKLLKGPENTVQSIADNYLGPTLTLAKGQKVRIYFDNNLSEHSIMHWHGMHVPQKSDGHPMYSIEPGERFVYEYEVLNSAGTSFYHSHAHELTGSQVYFGLAGLLKVTDEEEKKLGLPTGEYDLPLVIQDKRFNSHGQLQYVHGMHDRMMGFLGDTILVNGKPNAEFSVKSRAYRFRVLNGSSSRIYKLAWEDGTPLTAIGSALSLLEKPETRPYIMLGPSERFDLWLDFSGRPVGTKLVLYSLPFSGAMPPMFERMHGRRGRQGGMGMMGRTDMMTSDLAQGDKFPIATFKVTEKVSDSPKLPAQLVRLNRLTEKDVDNADKPLPIAITERHMRPLVNGRPFSLDEVMEIEKVKLGSIKKIKIYHSHAEHQQHEMSSQANHDMEGMDHSGMGGGMGMMEEMGGGMMMAMAHPIHLHGQQFQVLSRKEGHVNRDDYETVRHGFIDVGWKDTVLVMPGEEVEIIKPFQDFKGLFLYHCHNLEHEDLGMMRNFYVH; this is encoded by the coding sequence ATGACTCACTCAATCAATTACGGCAGACGTCAGTTTTTACAGTATTCCGCTTTCGGCGCAGCGGCCGCGTTGTTTCCGGAACTGCTGCTGGCCAATCCCAAGTCGGCAAGAAGCAGTCCGACGCCGGGCTTTAATCCCGATGTCGAAATCGAATTCACGGCGCGCGAAGTGTTCGTGCCTATTTTAAACGACGGGTCTAAAACCAAGGTGCAGAAGTACTTCGCCAAATTACTGAAAGGCCCTGAAAATACCGTACAGTCGATAGCCGACAACTATTTGGGGCCGACCCTCACGCTGGCTAAAGGCCAGAAAGTCAGAATCTACTTTGACAACAACCTGTCCGAGCATTCAATCATGCACTGGCACGGCATGCATGTGCCGCAGAAAAGCGATGGTCATCCGATGTACTCGATCGAGCCCGGCGAACGCTTTGTGTATGAATATGAAGTCCTGAACAGCGCCGGCACCAGTTTTTACCATTCGCATGCGCACGAATTGACAGGCTCGCAGGTTTATTTCGGACTGGCGGGTTTGTTGAAAGTTACTGATGAGGAGGAGAAAAAGCTGGGTCTGCCCACCGGTGAATATGACCTGCCGCTGGTCATTCAGGACAAGCGCTTCAATAGCCACGGCCAGCTGCAGTATGTGCATGGCATGCATGACCGCATGATGGGCTTTCTGGGCGATACGATCCTGGTCAATGGCAAACCCAATGCCGAATTCTCCGTCAAATCGCGCGCATACCGGTTTCGGGTATTGAATGGCTCGTCATCGCGCATCTATAAGCTGGCCTGGGAGGACGGTACGCCGCTGACAGCGATTGGGTCCGCTCTCAGTTTGTTGGAAAAGCCCGAGACCAGGCCCTATATTATGCTGGGACCGAGCGAACGGTTCGATTTATGGCTGGATTTCAGCGGCCGTCCGGTCGGCACGAAGCTGGTTTTGTACAGCCTGCCTTTCAGCGGCGCCATGCCGCCCATGTTTGAGCGCATGCACGGAAGAAGAGGCAGACAAGGCGGCATGGGCATGATGGGCAGAACGGACATGATGACCAGTGATCTGGCGCAAGGCGATAAATTCCCGATCGCGACCTTTAAGGTCACCGAGAAAGTCAGCGATTCTCCCAAACTGCCGGCGCAATTGGTGCGTCTGAATCGGCTGACTGAAAAAGATGTCGATAACGCCGATAAACCGCTGCCGATTGCGATTACCGAAAGGCACATGCGACCGTTGGTGAACGGCAGGCCCTTCTCACTGGATGAGGTCATGGAGATCGAGAAGGTCAAGCTGGGCTCGATCAAGAAAATCAAGATCTATCACTCGCATGCGGAGCATCAGCAGCACGAAATGTCTTCGCAGGCGAACCATGATATGGAAGGCATGGACCACAGCGGCATGGGAGGCGGCATGGGCATGATGGAGGAGATGGGCGGCGGCATGATGATGGCGATGGCGCATCCGATCCATCTGCACGGCCAGCAATTTCAGGTACTGTCCCGCAAAGAGGGGCATGTCAACAGGGACGATTACGAGACCGTCAGACACGGCTTTATTGACGTCGGCTGGAAAGATACGGTGCTGGTCATGCCCGGGGAAGAGGTCGAGATCATCAAGCCGTTCCAGGATTTTAAGGGCTTGTTCCTTTATCACTGCCATAACCTCGAGCACGAAGATTTGGGCATGATGAGGAATTTTTATGTGCATTGA
- the thyA gene encoding thymidylate synthase — protein sequence MQQYLDLLDKILKEGNLKGDRTGSGTLSIFGHQMRFALDQGFPLVTTKKVHLKSIIHELLWFLKGDTNLAYLHQHKVSIWDEWADEQGELGPVYGRQWRSWPTPDGRHIDQIQQVVDQLKETPNSRRIIVSAWNVAELPDERISPQQNVAQGKMALAPCHAFFQFYVADGKLSCQLYQRSCDTFLGVPFNIASYALLTHMMAQQSDLAVGDFIWTGGDVHLYLNHQEQAKLQLTRQPYALPTLKIKRRPASIFDYQYDDFEIADYQAHEAIRAPISV from the coding sequence ATGCAACAGTATCTTGATCTGCTCGATAAAATTCTGAAGGAAGGGAACCTAAAAGGCGACAGAACGGGCAGCGGCACGTTGTCGATTTTCGGTCATCAGATGCGCTTTGCCCTGGATCAGGGTTTTCCTCTGGTCACGACCAAGAAAGTCCACCTGAAGTCGATCATCCACGAATTGCTGTGGTTTTTGAAAGGCGATACGAATTTGGCTTATCTGCATCAGCATAAAGTCAGCATCTGGGATGAATGGGCCGATGAGCAGGGCGAATTGGGGCCTGTATACGGGCGGCAATGGCGCTCGTGGCCGACGCCTGATGGCCGGCATATAGACCAGATCCAGCAGGTTGTAGATCAACTGAAAGAGACACCGAACAGCCGGCGCATCATCGTATCGGCCTGGAATGTGGCCGAATTGCCTGATGAGCGCATCAGCCCGCAGCAGAATGTCGCGCAGGGCAAAATGGCTCTGGCGCCTTGCCATGCGTTTTTTCAGTTCTATGTGGCTGATGGCAAGCTGTCCTGCCAGCTCTACCAGCGCAGCTGTGACACGTTCCTGGGAGTGCCTTTCAATATCGCCAGCTATGCCTTATTGACGCACATGATGGCTCAGCAGAGCGATTTGGCGGTTGGCGATTTCATCTGGACCGGCGGTGATGTGCACCTTTACCTTAATCATCAGGAGCAGGCCAAGCTGCAATTGACGCGTCAGCCCTATGCGCTGCCGACGTTGAAAATAAAGCGCAGGCCGGCATCGATATTCGATTATCAATATGATGATTTCGAGATTGCTGATTATCAGGCGCATGAGGCTATCAGAGCGCCGATTTCCGTGTAA
- a CDS encoding dihydrofolate reductase, with amino-acid sequence MKISLIVAMASNRVIGINNQLPWHLSADLKRFRQITMGSPILMGRKTYESIGRPLPGRTNVIISRDPDYKQEGCLVFNDIETAIESCGQKFQEIFVIGGSELYKSMLPMADTLYVTLINKEFSGDAFFPELDTRHWAEVSREDIDNDPDAGFSYSFIKYEKSIT; translated from the coding sequence ATGAAAATATCACTTATCGTCGCGATGGCGAGCAACCGCGTCATCGGCATCAATAATCAACTGCCGTGGCACTTATCGGCCGATCTTAAACGCTTCAGGCAAATCACCATGGGTTCGCCTATTTTGATGGGCAGAAAAACCTATGAATCGATAGGCAGACCTTTGCCCGGCCGCACGAACGTGATCATCAGCAGGGACCCGGACTACAAACAGGAAGGCTGCCTGGTTTTTAACGATATTGAAACAGCGATAGAAAGTTGCGGTCAAAAGTTCCAGGAGATTTTTGTAATCGGCGGCTCGGAGCTTTATAAATCGATGCTGCCGATGGCCGATACGCTTTATGTGACCTTAATCAATAAAGAATTTTCAGGCGATGCTTTTTTCCCGGAACTCGATACCCGGCATTGGGCTGAGGTGTCGCGCGAGGATATTGACAACGATCCCGATGCCGGGTTCAGCTACAGTTTTATAAAATATGAAAAATCAATAACTTGA
- a CDS encoding asparaginase, which translates to MKNILVVFTGGTIGSTAVGGTINTSDAAPYKLIQLFQQHHANHERISFHSVQPIQILSENLAPVVWEKLIAVIEAEDLDRYDGIIITHGTDTLAFTASALGLYFNALDIPILLVSSDSPLDDPHANGLPNFICAVEYILQERGAGVFVPYTNRNQTTQLHRGTRLASSLQLGGDFMSVQGKSHCRFVNGAFTRNGFIDTEKLRQPVPLKADFSKRVLLVRPYPGLDYRYINLDAVDVVLHDLYHSGTACSSTQWGDQFSLLVFIRQCRERGIKVYLAPAVKSDNAYESTRELLEEGAKMIWNMSLETAYVKLLLAYGNFSDERQIMDFINQDVACEHV; encoded by the coding sequence ATGAAAAATATTCTGGTTGTATTCACCGGCGGAACCATCGGCTCCACGGCGGTCGGAGGCACGATCAACACGTCCGATGCCGCGCCGTACAAATTGATCCAGTTGTTTCAGCAGCACCACGCCAACCATGAACGGATCAGTTTCCACAGTGTCCAGCCCATACAGATCCTGAGCGAGAACCTCGCGCCGGTGGTCTGGGAAAAGCTGATCGCCGTCATTGAGGCTGAAGATCTTGACCGCTACGACGGCATCATCATCACGCACGGCACAGATACGCTGGCGTTCACCGCATCGGCGCTCGGTTTGTACTTTAATGCCTTGGACATTCCGATCCTGCTCGTTTCCAGCGACAGCCCGCTGGATGATCCTCACGCCAACGGCCTGCCCAATTTCATCTGCGCTGTTGAGTATATCCTGCAAGAACGCGGAGCCGGCGTTTTTGTCCCCTACACCAACCGCAACCAGACCACGCAACTGCACCGGGGCACGCGCCTGGCGTCGTCACTGCAACTGGGCGGCGATTTCATGAGCGTGCAGGGCAAAAGCCATTGCCGGTTCGTCAACGGCGCCTTTACCCGCAACGGCTTCATCGATACGGAAAAACTGCGTCAGCCCGTGCCGCTGAAAGCCGATTTCTCCAAGCGCGTGCTGCTGGTCAGGCCGTATCCGGGGCTGGATTACCGCTACATCAATCTGGATGCGGTCGATGTGGTGCTGCACGACTTATACCATTCCGGCACAGCCTGTTCCTCGACGCAGTGGGGCGATCAGTTCTCGCTGCTGGTCTTTATCAGGCAATGCCGGGAGCGCGGCATCAAAGTCTATCTGGCGCCGGCCGTCAAGTCCGACAACGCTTACGAAAGCACGCGCGAATTACTTGAGGAAGGCGCGAAAATGATCTGGAACATGTCATTGGAGACGGCTTACGTGAAACTGCTGCTGGCTTATGGCAATTTCAGCGATGAGCGGCAGATCATGGACTTTATCAATCAGGATGTGGCTTGCGAGCATGTGTAG
- a CDS encoding symmetrical bis(5'-nucleosyl)-tetraphosphatase, giving the protein MSIYAIGDIQGCHDELLRLLDTINFNENTDQLWFAGDLVNRGPKSLETLRFVKALGNAAVTVLGNHDLHLLAAACSPEQAGKHDTLAPVLKAPDRDELLDWLRHRPLFHYNDDFCLLHAGLPPQWDFNKTRKMALFAEKVLRGPDFQRLLTHMYGNKPDIWSPTLTGMAKLRFIINCFTRMRYCDAYGRLDFINSGSLGSQPEKLMPWFQAPKRKSASLRIIFGHWSTLGYYEGNNCYAIDTGCLWGGQLTALKLGEQVQRFSIDCPGARKPGKV; this is encoded by the coding sequence ATGTCTATCTATGCCATCGGCGATATCCAGGGCTGCCATGATGAGTTATTGCGGCTGCTGGATACAATCAATTTCAATGAGAACACGGACCAGCTCTGGTTCGCAGGCGATCTGGTCAACCGGGGGCCTAAGTCGCTGGAAACGCTGCGGTTTGTCAAAGCCTTGGGGAATGCCGCCGTGACCGTGCTTGGCAATCATGATCTGCATTTGCTGGCCGCCGCCTGCTCGCCGGAACAGGCCGGCAAGCACGACACGCTGGCGCCGGTTTTGAAGGCGCCGGACCGCGATGAATTGCTCGATTGGCTCAGGCACCGGCCGCTGTTTCATTACAACGACGATTTCTGCCTGCTGCATGCCGGTTTGCCGCCGCAATGGGATTTCAACAAGACCCGGAAAATGGCCTTGTTTGCCGAGAAAGTGCTGAGAGGCCCCGATTTTCAGCGGCTGTTGACGCACATGTACGGCAACAAGCCCGACATCTGGTCGCCCACGCTGACCGGCATGGCCAAACTGCGGTTTATCATCAATTGCTTCACGCGCATGCGTTATTGCGATGCTTACGGGCGACTCGATTTCATCAATAGCGGGTCTTTGGGCTCCCAGCCTGAAAAGCTGATGCCCTGGTTCCAGGCACCCAAACGCAAAAGCGCCAGCCTGCGCATCATCTTCGGCCACTGGTCCACATTGGGCTACTATGAAGGCAATAACTGCTACGCCATCGATACCGGCTGTCTTTGGGGCGGCCAGCTGACCGCATTGAAGCTAGGCGAGCAGGTACAGCGTTTCAGTATTGACTGCCCCGGCGCCAGGAAACCTGGCAAGGTTTAG
- the apaG gene encoding Co2+/Mg2+ efflux protein ApaG — protein sequence MSEKNKILVEARPRFVEAQSSPDENRYVFAYTITITNAGEIPARLLTRHWLITDANGKVQEVRGDGVVGEQPYIRPGETYSYTSGAMIATPVGTMQGNYTMHSDDGNDFNAYIPRFTLSIPRTLH from the coding sequence ATGAGCGAAAAAAACAAAATATTAGTTGAAGCCAGGCCGCGTTTCGTGGAAGCGCAATCTTCTCCTGATGAGAACCGCTATGTTTTCGCCTACACAATCACGATTACCAATGCCGGGGAAATCCCCGCCAGACTGCTGACGCGCCACTGGCTGATTACCGATGCCAACGGCAAGGTCCAGGAAGTCAGGGGCGACGGCGTGGTCGGCGAACAGCCTTATATCAGGCCCGGCGAAACTTACAGCTACACCAGCGGAGCCATGATAGCGACGCCGGTCGGCACGATGCAGGGCAATTACACGATGCATTCCGACGATGGCAATGATTTCAATGCCTATATTCCCCGATTCACACTGTCCATTCCCAGAACCCTGCATTAA
- a CDS encoding DUF7948 domain-containing protein, which produces MQYSTRQMDRKPGSRGRFLDLWYFFLGLLAFQGAVVLASPKHSGEPREASNSPSPQVSRKLIRPSVPFITNQGQIDERVRFYAEGDGGTVYVTRTGEIVYDLPKVSGKTGWSLKEAFVGGAAALVEGAEKAPTEVNYLIGSEASAWRTNVPTYGRVTLGEVYEGIEVDLKAAGTTVEKLFHVKPGARPEKIGVRISGATFLRANDKGELEVGTGLGTVVFSRPKAYQTVAGRAHPVEVAYAVDGASYRFEVGQYDRTKELVIDPLIQRTFLGGSGGDRITASAASASNVLVAGTTDSTDFPGTAGGARPALAGPSDGFVALLSSDLKTIIQATYLGGTGEDSMSGLAVSEAGIYVTGSTTSTDFPGTTGGARPQNAGGKDAFAALLTSNLKALTQATYFGGTDEDAASSMALFGGAYAVFVAGRTASHDLVGTLNSAQPLSGDPVIRPVGQNTNDGFIAAFSADLRSLTQATYLGGRSSDSVNAIAVSAGFVYATGETVSTDFPKTGGGAQEIHYPDGRSDAFVALLTSNLTTLVRATYLGGLGQDIAHAIAVSGPDVFVGGETTASSFPGTLGGLFPTFGGATDGFVARLNSSLANVIQASYVGGGGFDRVLTLGIGGSFFGPVVNVAGSRDTDPGGIAGPDAFLWVLRYDLKAFAESFPTANPAVRTLSAFESFGSSDVATALAVPPSISGFNVYLAGEIPPSNADQLGAAQPRYGGGASDGFVAKLVLVSDYSFSPLPTINVTPGGQGLATVTVNSLNGFTGEAVKLGIFAQPTGGALPAGFTAPGFPQDIGSLPPNGSFFFTLTIGVAPTVTPGTYTLWIIGFPGTSVAHAARVTVNVVNTIPSAM; this is translated from the coding sequence ATGCAATACTCGACGCGGCAAATGGACAGGAAGCCGGGCTCCCGTGGCCGGTTTCTGGATTTATGGTACTTTTTCCTGGGGCTGCTGGCCTTCCAGGGGGCGGTCGTGCTCGCCTCGCCCAAGCATAGCGGCGAGCCGCGCGAGGCTTCGAACTCGCCCTCGCCGCAGGTGAGCAGAAAGCTCATTCGTCCAAGCGTGCCCTTCATCACGAACCAGGGGCAGATCGACGAGCGGGTGAGATTCTATGCGGAGGGCGATGGCGGCACTGTTTATGTCACCCGGACCGGCGAGATCGTGTACGACCTCCCTAAGGTGTCCGGGAAGACGGGTTGGTCCCTGAAGGAGGCGTTCGTCGGCGGCGCAGCTGCCTTGGTGGAAGGCGCAGAGAAGGCCCCAACCGAGGTGAACTATCTGATCGGGAGTGAGGCGTCCGCCTGGAGAACGAACGTCCCGACCTACGGTCGCGTGACCCTCGGTGAGGTGTACGAGGGGATCGAGGTCGATCTGAAGGCGGCGGGCACAACCGTCGAGAAACTCTTCCACGTCAAGCCTGGCGCGAGGCCCGAGAAGATCGGAGTAAGGATCTCTGGTGCGACGTTCCTCCGGGCGAACGACAAGGGCGAGCTGGAGGTCGGTACGGGGCTCGGCACGGTCGTCTTTAGCAGGCCGAAAGCCTACCAGACGGTTGCGGGCCGCGCACACCCTGTGGAGGTCGCCTATGCGGTCGATGGAGCGAGCTACCGCTTCGAAGTAGGGCAGTACGATCGGACGAAGGAGCTCGTGATCGACCCCTTGATCCAACGCACCTTCCTCGGGGGATCAGGCGGGGACCGCATCACCGCCTCAGCGGCTTCGGCGTCGAACGTGCTTGTGGCGGGGACTACCGACTCGACGGACTTCCCGGGGACAGCGGGAGGGGCTCGACCTGCCCTGGCGGGTCCGAGCGATGGCTTCGTTGCCCTCCTCAGTTCGGACCTGAAGACGATCATCCAGGCGACATACCTGGGTGGGACCGGCGAGGACTCTATGAGCGGCCTCGCAGTCTCGGAAGCCGGTATCTACGTCACAGGTTCGACGACATCGACGGACTTTCCGGGGACGACCGGAGGCGCCCGACCGCAGAACGCGGGAGGCAAGGACGCTTTCGCCGCGCTCCTTACCTCAAACTTGAAGGCGTTGACCCAGGCGACCTACTTCGGCGGGACCGACGAGGACGCCGCCAGCAGCATGGCTCTTTTCGGGGGCGCCTATGCCGTGTTCGTGGCGGGCCGGACGGCCTCGCACGATCTCGTCGGGACCCTCAACAGCGCTCAGCCGCTGAGCGGGGACCCGGTCATCCGCCCTGTTGGCCAGAATACGAACGACGGCTTTATCGCCGCGTTTTCCGCTGATCTGAGGAGCCTGACGCAGGCGACGTACCTGGGAGGCCGCTCCTCCGATTCCGTCAACGCCATCGCGGTTTCTGCGGGGTTCGTCTACGCGACGGGGGAAACCGTCTCGACGGACTTTCCGAAGACAGGAGGGGGGGCTCAGGAGATCCATTATCCCGACGGCCGGTCCGACGCTTTTGTGGCGCTCCTGACCAGCAATTTGACCACGCTCGTGCGGGCCACCTACCTCGGGGGGCTTGGTCAGGACATTGCGCATGCCATAGCCGTTTCAGGGCCGGACGTGTTCGTCGGCGGAGAGACCACTGCCTCGAGCTTCCCCGGAACGCTGGGAGGGCTCTTTCCGACGTTCGGAGGGGCCACGGACGGCTTCGTGGCGCGCCTCAACTCCAGCCTGGCGAACGTGATCCAGGCGAGCTACGTGGGAGGCGGCGGCTTCGACCGGGTGCTCACGCTGGGTATCGGCGGCTCGTTCTTCGGACCGGTCGTCAACGTGGCTGGGTCACGCGATACGGACCCGGGCGGGATCGCCGGCCCCGATGCCTTTCTGTGGGTCCTCAGGTACGACCTGAAGGCCTTCGCTGAAAGCTTCCCGACCGCGAACCCGGCGGTTCGCACGCTCTCGGCTTTCGAGTCCTTTGGATCGTCCGACGTCGCGACTGCCCTCGCCGTTCCGCCGTCCATCTCGGGGTTCAACGTGTATCTGGCGGGCGAGATCCCACCGAGCAACGCAGACCAGCTGGGAGCCGCTCAGCCGAGGTACGGCGGTGGTGCCAGCGATGGGTTCGTTGCTAAGCTCGTCCTCGTCAGCGATTACTCCTTCTCGCCCCTTCCTACGATCAACGTCACCCCGGGCGGACAAGGACTGGCGACAGTGACGGTGAACTCGCTGAACGGGTTCACGGGAGAGGCCGTGAAGCTCGGGATCTTCGCCCAGCCGACCGGAGGGGCGCTGCCGGCCGGCTTCACGGCGCCCGGTTTCCCCCAGGACATCGGCTCCCTCCCTCCCAATGGGTCCTTCTTTTTCACGCTCACCATCGGTGTCGCGCCCACCGTCACGCCCGGCACGTACACGTTGTGGATCATCGGCTTTCCGGGAACCTCGGTCGCGCACGCGGCCCGCGTGACCGTGAACGTAGTCAACACGATTCCCAGCGCCATGTAG
- the lgt gene encoding prolipoprotein diacylglyceryl transferase, translated as MLTYPNIDPIAISIGPLKVHWYGLMYLIGFVAVWVLGKKRAEKPWSPIKPEAIEDLVTYGALGVILGGRIGYVLFYNFGEFLNNPLVLFKIWQGGMSFHGGMLGVFIAMWLFGRKQHCTMLQLTDIIAPLAPIGLGAGRIGNFINSELWGRTTDVPWAMVFPNGGPLPRHPSQLYEAFLEGVVLFAILWIYTSKPRPTMAATGLAVMLYGCFRFFVEFFRMPDAHIGYLALDWVTMGQILSTPMIIIGALMFYFAHRKVHATVS; from the coding sequence ATGCTGACTTATCCGAATATCGATCCGATTGCCATCAGTATCGGCCCTTTGAAAGTCCACTGGTACGGCCTGATGTATCTGATAGGCTTTGTCGCCGTCTGGGTGCTGGGCAAAAAAAGAGCAGAAAAGCCATGGTCGCCTATCAAGCCCGAAGCGATTGAAGATCTGGTGACCTACGGCGCTCTGGGCGTGATTCTGGGCGGCAGAATTGGCTATGTCCTGTTTTATAACTTCGGCGAGTTCCTGAATAACCCGCTGGTCCTGTTCAAGATATGGCAGGGCGGCATGTCGTTTCACGGCGGCATGCTGGGCGTATTTATCGCTATGTGGCTGTTCGGCAGGAAACAGCACTGCACGATGCTGCAACTGACCGATATCATCGCACCGCTGGCGCCCATCGGCCTGGGCGCCGGCCGTATCGGCAACTTCATCAACTCGGAACTGTGGGGCCGGACCACCGATGTGCCCTGGGCCATGGTGTTCCCGAACGGCGGACCGCTGCCGCGGCATCCTTCGCAGCTGTACGAAGCCTTTCTGGAAGGCGTCGTGTTATTCGCGATTCTTTGGATTTACACCAGCAAACCCCGGCCGACCATGGCCGCGACCGGGCTGGCTGTCATGCTGTACGGCTGCTTCCGGTTCTTCGTCGAGTTTTTTAGAATGCCCGACGCGCATATCGGCTATCTGGCCCTGGACTGGGTCACGATGGGGCAGATCCTGTCCACGCCCATGATCATCATCGGCGCCCTGATGTTTTATTTTGCCCATAGAAAAGTGCATGCAACAGTATCTTGA